In a single window of the Gemmatimonadales bacterium genome:
- a CDS encoding DUF5916 domain-containing protein: PNFGRTVSGWQYVDQPAEVASPTSVHFVTGRLDQATVSLTARADFAFSRNMTLQLYAQPFLSAGSYTDFKEVRDPRASKAADRVVPYATNQIAYEPTDRTYGIDLDGDAIPEYTFANPDFNQKNFNLNMVWRWEYRPGSTIYLVWTQARDVPGTNGNVALGSGLDALFQGPATNVLLGKVSYRFGF; encoded by the coding sequence CCCCAATTTCGGCCGGACGGTGAGTGGCTGGCAGTACGTCGATCAGCCGGCCGAGGTCGCGTCACCGACATCAGTGCATTTCGTGACGGGGAGACTGGACCAGGCCACGGTTTCGCTCACGGCCCGGGCCGATTTCGCCTTCAGCCGCAACATGACGCTCCAGCTCTATGCCCAGCCGTTTCTGAGTGCGGGATCGTACACCGATTTCAAGGAGGTGCGGGATCCCCGAGCGAGTAAGGCGGCCGACCGGGTGGTGCCCTACGCGACCAATCAGATCGCCTACGAGCCGACCGATCGCACCTATGGGATCGACCTCGATGGAGACGCGATCCCTGAGTACACCTTTGCCAACCCCGACTTCAACCAGAAGAACTTCAATCTCAATATGGTGTGGCGCTGGGAGTACCGGCCCGGCTCGACGATCTACCTGGTGTGGACCCAAGCGCGCGACGTCCCGGGGACCAACGGCAACGTCGCGCTGGGGAGCGGCCTGGATGCGCTGTTTCAGGGCCCGGCGACGAATGT